The DNA region TTTTTGATTGCATCCAGTGTTTGAAAAGCGGGGTTATTCACGATCACATCGCGACTTGTGTTGCTATTGGTGATGATGACATCAGGATTCCAAACTAAAACCTGTTCAGCGTTGATGATCTTCACCATATCATTGGAGTCGATCGCGTAGTCACGCGCAACATTGTTCCCACCTGCGATTTTGATGTACTGCGCACCAATATCACTATCGTTGATTGTTGAGTAATTGCCTGCCGAAAAGTTAAGCGCCAAAACATTGAGTTTTTGGGAAATCGTGGAAGTGTGTCTTTCAACCATTTGAAGCATCATTTCATAGTAGTCGTTGAATACTTGTGCTTTTTGAGGGGCATCGTCTCCTAAAATTTCGGCAATTAAACGAATACTCTCCTTGATCTCCGCAATGGTGGCAAAGTTACTGATCTTAACAACAGCTATGCCTGAAGCTTTAAGTTGCGCAACATTGGCTTCACTGAGAAAAAACGATGTCGGTCCAAAAACAACTTGTGTTTTAGAAGCAATAAGTGATTCAATGCTTGAGGGAAGAGTAGTGCTTGAGCTATTTTGCTTTAAAGAGGGGAAGATTTTGTAAAACATTTCAGAGAGTCTGGGAACACTGGAAGCTATTTTCTGCTCACCGCCCAACATACATGTCACTTGGGCAAAAGCACCAATCAGCGGTGTAACTCTTTTTACATGTAAAGGAACAGCAACTTCTTTTCCATCGCTGTCTTTAACTATGCGAAACCCATCATCGGCGTAACTGAGCGAAGAACAAAGCAAACATACAAACAGTACAATGCCATGCAGTGCTCTCATTGTCTGTCTCAAAGCTTGATTTCGCATGGTTTCCACCACATAACGTAGGTTTTAGTTTTACGAAGTAAATGCACTCTACCATCATCTAAAATATTTAAATAGCGATCTACATTCATACGATACCGCTCTTCATGTTCTGGTAAAATGGTTCCTAAAAAACGCAAATCTTCATACGCCTCTTCATTGGA from Sulfurospirillum diekertiae includes:
- a CDS encoding ABC transporter substrate-binding protein; amino-acid sequence: MRNQALRQTMRALHGIVLFVCLLCSSLSYADDGFRIVKDSDGKEVAVPLHVKRVTPLIGAFAQVTCMLGGEQKIASSVPRLSEMFYKIFPSLKQNSSSTTLPSSIESLIASKTQVVFGPTSFFLSEANVAQLKASGIAVVKISNFATIAEIKESIRLIAEILGDDAPQKAQVFNDYYEMMLQMVERHTSTISQKLNVLALNFSAGNYSTINDSDIGAQYIKIAGGNNVARDYAIDSNDMVKIINAEQVLVWNPDVIITNSNTSRDVIVNNPAFQTLDAIKNKRVYVVPTGVYLWSVRSAEGALQPLWLGKMFYPERFSDISMEQEVKQFYKTFYHYGASDDEIKMILDGAEKTLLR